Proteins from a single region of Abyssalbus ytuae:
- a CDS encoding SDR family NAD(P)-dependent oxidoreductase — MENKTALITGASSGIGMATAREFAEKGINLILCGRRQERLDALMVELNDFVLVHTLNFDVRNKEEVFAAIQSLPPEFSKIDILINNAGNAHGLDPVDEGNTDDWDAMLDINVKGLLYVSKAIIPQMVERKNGHIINIGSTAGKEVYPKGNVYCASKHAVDAINQGMRIDLNQYGIRVGAVNPGMVETEFSEVRFKGDTEKAENVYKGFEPLKPKDVAEIIYFVVSRPPHVNIADLVVMSTAQATSTIVKKEF, encoded by the coding sequence ATGGAAAATAAAACAGCTTTGATAACCGGCGCCAGTAGTGGAATAGGAATGGCTACAGCCCGTGAATTTGCAGAGAAAGGAATTAATTTGATTTTGTGTGGCAGAAGGCAGGAAAGATTAGATGCTCTTATGGTGGAATTAAATGATTTTGTTTTGGTACATACTTTAAATTTTGATGTAAGAAATAAAGAAGAAGTATTCGCGGCTATACAATCTTTACCTCCTGAATTTTCTAAAATTGACATTTTGATAAACAATGCAGGGAATGCTCACGGCCTGGATCCTGTTGATGAGGGTAATACAGACGATTGGGATGCTATGCTGGACATAAATGTTAAGGGATTATTATATGTTTCCAAAGCCATTATCCCTCAAATGGTAGAAAGAAAAAATGGCCATATTATTAATATTGGTTCTACTGCGGGAAAAGAAGTATATCCCAAAGGCAATGTTTATTGTGCAAGTAAACATGCGGTTGATGCAATTAATCAGGGTATGCGAATTGATTTAAACCAGTATGGAATTAGGGTAGGTGCGGTAAATCCTGGTATGGTAGAAACGGAATTTAGTGAGGTACGTTTTAAAGGCGACACCGAAAAAGCAGAAAATGTTTATAAAGGGTTTGAACCTTTAAAACCCAAAGATGTGGCTGAAATCATTTATTTTGTAGTGTCCCGACCCCCGCATGTAAACATTGCAGACCTGGTGGTAATGTCTACAGCCCAGGCAACCAGTACCATTGTTAAAAAAGAATTTTAA
- a CDS encoding AAA family ATPase produces MEENNTIDISVINEKIEKESAFIDLLTGEINKVIVGQKHMVERLLIGLLGQGHILLEGVPGLAKTLAINTLSKAVKGSFSRIQFTPDLLPADVIGTLIYNIKENDFSIKKGPIFANFVLADEINRAPAKVQSALLEAMQEKQVTIGDETFILDKPFLVMATQNPVEQEGTYPLPEAQVDRFMLKVVIDYPKLNEEQLIIRANLKGSFEEVKPVVSLEQILKAQQAVREVYMDEKIEKYILDIIFATRYPEKYKLADLKPLISFGASPRGSINLANAAKCYAFIKRRGYVIPEDVRAIVHDVLRHRIGITYEAEAENITTEDIINKIINEVEVP; encoded by the coding sequence ATGGAAGAAAATAATACAATTGATATAAGTGTTATTAATGAAAAAATAGAAAAAGAAAGTGCTTTTATTGACCTGTTAACCGGCGAAATAAATAAAGTTATAGTAGGCCAAAAACACATGGTAGAACGTTTGTTAATAGGACTTTTGGGCCAGGGGCATATATTGCTGGAAGGTGTTCCCGGATTAGCAAAAACACTGGCTATAAATACTTTATCAAAAGCTGTTAAAGGAAGTTTTAGCCGAATTCAGTTTACACCCGACCTTCTCCCTGCCGATGTGATAGGAACGTTAATTTACAACATAAAAGAAAACGATTTTTCAATTAAAAAGGGGCCAATATTTGCAAATTTTGTGTTGGCCGACGAAATTAACCGTGCACCTGCCAAAGTTCAATCGGCACTATTAGAAGCCATGCAGGAAAAACAAGTTACTATTGGTGATGAAACTTTTATACTGGATAAGCCTTTCCTTGTAATGGCTACACAAAACCCGGTAGAACAGGAAGGAACCTATCCGCTGCCAGAAGCACAGGTAGACCGTTTTATGCTTAAAGTCGTTATTGATTATCCTAAACTTAACGAAGAACAACTCATTATCAGAGCTAATCTGAAAGGTAGTTTTGAAGAAGTTAAACCAGTGGTTTCTCTTGAGCAAATTTTAAAAGCCCAACAGGCTGTTCGGGAAGTTTACATGGATGAAAAAATTGAAAAATATATACTGGATATAATTTTTGCAACCAGATATCCTGAAAAATATAAACTCGCCGACCTTAAACCGTTAATAAGCTTCGGAGCATCTCCCAGAGGGAGTATTAACCTTGCAAATGCTGCCAAATGCTACGCTTTTATAAAAAGAAGAGGATATGTAATCCCGGAAGACGTCAGGGCAATAGTGCATGATGTACTAAGACACCGGATTGGAATAACCTATGAGGCTGAAGCTGAAAACATAACAACCGAAGATATAATTAACAAAATTATAAATGAAGTTGAAGTACCATAA
- a CDS encoding DUF58 domain-containing protein, with translation MDTKELLKKVRKIEIKTRRLSDHIFGGEYHSTFKGRGMTFSEVRQYQFGDDVRSIDWNVTARYNEPFVKVFEEERELTMMLLVDVSGSEMFGTANQFKKEIITEISATLAFSAMQNNDKIGLILFTDEIELFIPPKKGKSHVLRIIRELIEFHPKSKKTNISQALRFLSGVMKKKAITFVLSDFIADDYDHTLKIVGKKHDVTGIRVYDKREEKIPNLGMVQMEDAETSELMLVNTQSRSVRTNYAKYYLDRVNYFQNSFTKSGSGYLSSRVDESYVKKLLGYFKRRA, from the coding sequence ATGGATACTAAAGAATTACTCAAGAAAGTACGGAAAATTGAAATAAAGACACGCCGCTTAAGTGATCATATTTTTGGAGGTGAATATCATTCTACTTTTAAAGGAAGGGGTATGACATTTAGCGAAGTTCGTCAATATCAATTTGGAGATGATGTAAGATCAATTGACTGGAATGTAACCGCGCGGTACAATGAGCCTTTTGTAAAGGTTTTTGAAGAAGAAAGGGAGTTAACCATGATGCTGTTGGTAGATGTAAGTGGCTCTGAAATGTTTGGTACTGCAAATCAGTTTAAAAAAGAAATCATCACCGAAATATCTGCCACCCTTGCTTTTTCGGCAATGCAGAATAATGATAAAATCGGATTGATCCTTTTTACAGATGAAATAGAATTGTTTATTCCCCCAAAAAAAGGAAAATCTCATGTATTAAGAATTATAAGGGAACTAATTGAATTTCACCCGAAAAGTAAAAAAACCAATATCTCCCAGGCATTACGTTTTTTATCAGGTGTAATGAAAAAGAAAGCAATAACTTTTGTGCTATCAGACTTTATTGCCGACGATTATGACCACACGCTGAAAATAGTAGGTAAAAAACACGATGTAACTGGAATAAGAGTGTATGACAAAAGGGAAGAAAAAATTCCTAATCTGGGAATGGTACAAATGGAAGATGCCGAAACAAGTGAATTAATGCTGGTAAATACCCAGTCAAGATCTGTGAGGACTAACTATGCCAAGTATTACCTTGACAGGGTAAATTATTTTCAGAATTCATTTACCAAAAGTGGTTCCGGTTATTTAAGCAGCAGGGTTGATGAAAGTTATGTGAAAAAACTATTAGGATATTTTAAAAGAAGAGCATAA
- a CDS encoding vWA domain-containing protein encodes MLENIEFANPQFFWLLLLLPLALVWYVIKYHKDTPSVKMSSLKGFKITASFLTKLKPLLYILRLLALAALITALARPQTKDVSTKTKTTKGIDIVMAIDVSSSMLAKDLQPSRLSALKKVAAEFIADRPNDRIGLVVYAGESFTKTPITSDKSIVLNALSEIKNGIIEDGTAIGMGLATAVNRLKDSKAKSKVIILLTDGVNTAGAIEPQTAAGLAVEFGIKTYTIGIGTNGNALTPIAYNFDGSFRYGYRKVEIDENLLKSIAKETGGKYFRATNNKKLEQIYDEINKLEKTEIEEFKYTRYEEKFRPVALLAFGLILLELLLKYTVFRSFI; translated from the coding sequence ATGTTGGAGAACATAGAATTTGCAAACCCACAGTTTTTTTGGTTGCTTTTATTGCTTCCTCTGGCATTGGTATGGTATGTAATAAAGTACCATAAAGATACCCCATCAGTAAAAATGTCCAGCCTGAAAGGCTTCAAAATAACTGCTTCTTTCCTAACAAAATTAAAACCCTTACTATATATTTTAAGATTATTGGCTTTAGCAGCATTAATTACTGCTTTGGCCAGGCCTCAAACCAAAGACGTTTCTACAAAAACCAAAACTACTAAGGGTATTGATATTGTGATGGCCATTGACGTATCCTCAAGTATGCTGGCCAAAGATCTCCAACCCAGCAGGCTGTCAGCTTTAAAAAAAGTAGCAGCAGAGTTTATAGCCGACAGGCCCAATGACAGAATAGGACTCGTGGTATATGCAGGTGAAAGTTTTACCAAGACACCTATTACCAGCGATAAATCTATTGTTTTAAACGCCCTTTCCGAAATAAAAAACGGTATAATTGAAGATGGAACTGCTATTGGAATGGGCCTGGCTACTGCCGTAAACAGGTTAAAAGACAGCAAGGCAAAAAGCAAGGTAATAATTTTATTAACAGACGGGGTAAATACAGCAGGTGCCATAGAACCTCAAACAGCTGCCGGCTTAGCAGTAGAGTTTGGCATTAAAACCTACACTATAGGAATAGGAACCAATGGCAATGCCCTTACTCCTATTGCCTATAATTTTGACGGGAGTTTCAGGTATGGTTACAGAAAGGTAGAAATAGATGAAAACTTGCTAAAAAGCATTGCCAAAGAAACAGGAGGAAAATATTTCAGGGCTACCAACAATAAAAAATTAGAACAGATTTATGATGAAATAAACAAACTTGAAAAAACTGAAATAGAAGAGTTCAAATATACAAGGTACGAGGAAAAATTCAGACCCGTTGCCTTATTGGCTTTCGGATTAATTTTACTTGAATTATTATTAAAATACACGGTTTTCAGAAGTTTTATATAG
- a CDS encoding vWA domain-containing protein codes for MYQLEEKIYFYLLFSIPIIVVLYLLLQFWKKRTQKNFASPRLLMRLSPDRSVLKSILKLITVLIATSSLIVALVNPKIGTKLETVKREGVDIVFAIDVSKSMLAEDIAPNRLEKAKRLVSEIINNLASDRIGIIAYAGQAYPQLPITTDYGSAKMFLQSMNTDMLSSQGTAIDQAIHLATTYYNDEEQTNRVLFVISDGEDHSEGAVKAVEQAAQEGIKVFTVGVGTPKGGPIPLKIRGVVEAYKKDKNGDVVITKLNDAILNTIAEKGNGSYINGSNTEDVVEFIKETLAQMDKKEFEAKQFADFKDQFQWFIGGAILFLFLDIFLLERKTAWLKRLNLFNEKENE; via the coding sequence ATGTATCAACTAGAAGAAAAAATATATTTCTATTTATTGTTTAGTATACCAATAATCGTGGTACTATACCTGCTATTACAATTTTGGAAAAAAAGAACACAGAAAAATTTTGCCAGTCCACGTTTGCTAATGCGCTTAAGTCCGGACAGGTCCGTGCTTAAAAGTATACTAAAATTAATAACTGTATTAATAGCCACATCCAGTTTAATAGTTGCTTTGGTCAATCCTAAAATTGGCACAAAACTGGAAACGGTAAAACGGGAAGGAGTCGATATAGTTTTTGCAATAGATGTTTCCAAAAGTATGCTGGCCGAAGATATTGCCCCAAACCGTTTGGAAAAAGCAAAAAGACTGGTTTCTGAAATTATTAATAATTTAGCCAGTGACCGGATTGGAATTATAGCTTATGCGGGACAGGCGTATCCGCAATTGCCAATTACAACCGATTATGGTTCTGCCAAAATGTTCTTACAAAGCATGAACACCGATATGCTTTCCTCTCAGGGAACGGCAATCGATCAGGCTATTCATCTCGCCACCACCTATTACAATGATGAAGAACAAACTAACAGGGTGCTGTTTGTAATATCCGATGGTGAAGACCATTCCGAAGGGGCCGTAAAAGCGGTAGAACAAGCCGCACAAGAAGGAATAAAAGTATTTACTGTAGGTGTAGGAACTCCCAAAGGAGGCCCCATACCCCTTAAAATAAGAGGGGTTGTTGAAGCTTATAAAAAAGACAAAAACGGGGATGTGGTAATTACCAAACTCAATGACGCTATATTAAATACCATAGCTGAAAAAGGGAATGGGTCCTATATTAATGGCAGTAATACAGAAGATGTTGTAGAGTTTATAAAAGAAACCTTAGCTCAAATGGATAAAAAAGAATTTGAAGCAAAACAATTTGCCGATTTTAAAGATCAGTTTCAATGGTTTATAGGTGGTGCCATTTTATTCTTATTTTTAGACATCTTTTTGTTAGAAAGAAAAACAGCCTGGTTAAAAAGGTTGAATTTATTTAATGAAAAAGAAAATGAATAA
- a CDS encoding tetratricopeptide repeat protein, whose amino-acid sequence MNKVTYILFLFGFLSLSAQDKQQEKALIESNNFTFEGNEEVTEDNFTEAEANYRKAISKNSENTIAKYNLGNVYYQKNSLGEAFLRYKQAGDVALNKNEKHKAYHNMGNVFMKNKEYDKAIEAYKEALRNNPSDDETRYNLALAKGLKEKQQQEQQNDQNQDQDQNKDQENKDQKDQDKNQDQDKKDEGEDKKDDKGEQKDENKEEGDKDNQGEQPQDENNEDKSKQPQDQQSQNNQGDKKEEQNSQQQPQPNQMSPQQVKNMLKAIEDQEKKVQEKVNAQKIKGVPVSTDKDW is encoded by the coding sequence ATGAATAAAGTAACTTACATATTATTTTTATTTGGCTTTCTGTCACTTTCTGCTCAGGATAAACAGCAGGAAAAGGCTTTAATAGAATCAAATAATTTTACGTTTGAGGGTAATGAAGAAGTTACAGAAGATAACTTTACCGAAGCAGAAGCCAATTATAGAAAAGCCATATCAAAAAATAGTGAAAATACTATTGCCAAATATAATTTAGGAAATGTTTATTACCAAAAAAACAGTTTAGGAGAAGCCTTTTTACGTTATAAACAAGCAGGCGATGTAGCCTTAAATAAAAATGAAAAACATAAAGCTTACCACAATATGGGTAATGTTTTTATGAAAAATAAAGAATATGATAAAGCTATCGAAGCCTATAAAGAAGCTCTAAGAAATAATCCTTCTGATGACGAAACACGATACAATTTGGCTTTAGCCAAAGGTTTGAAAGAAAAGCAACAGCAGGAACAACAAAATGATCAGAATCAGGATCAGGATCAGAACAAAGACCAGGAAAATAAAGATCAGAAGGATCAGGATAAAAACCAGGATCAGGACAAAAAAGATGAGGGAGAAGATAAAAAGGATGACAAGGGTGAACAGAAAGACGAGAATAAAGAGGAAGGGGATAAAGACAACCAGGGAGAGCAGCCTCAGGATGAAAATAACGAAGACAAAAGCAAACAGCCCCAGGACCAGCAATCCCAAAATAATCAGGGAGATAAAAAAGAAGAACAAAATTCCCAACAGCAACCCCAACCTAATCAAATGTCACCTCAACAGGTTAAAAATATGCTAAAAGCAATTGAAGACCAGGAAAAGAAAGTTCAGGAAAAAGTAAATGCCCAAAAAATTAAAGGGGTTCCGGTTTCAACCGATAAAGATTGGTAA